In the genome of Afipia felis ATCC 53690, the window AACGAATCGCGAAGGCTTCATGAAAACGACGCTAACAGGATGGGAAGGAAGGGGGAGTTACGACGAAGCGGCAGGGATGACATGCGAATATGCCAAATGTAAGAATCGTGACGCGGTTTAAATAAGACGCGGGACGAATAAAGCATGGCGATGCGCATCGCCGTTTCGCACTGAATGATACGGAGGTCGATATGGCGAAAGCTGATGTGGCGGATGCGCCGAAGACAGAAAGCGCGGCTGAGACGCCGGCGCGCCGACCGCTGCCTCCCGCGGCCCAGCGTGCGCTCGCCGAAGCAGAAGCCCGGCGTGCGGTGGCCAAGGAAAATAACCCTGAGCATGATTCCAGCGCTCCGAAAGAGGTCAACGGGCCGAAAGGCCCTGAGCCGACCCGCTATGGAGATTGGGAAATCAAGGGGATAGCATCTGATTTCTGAATTCTGAGACGGCTGCCGGGCATTACGTAAAAGCCCGTATCCGCTTGCAAGCATCGGGTTTCGGCAGTATCTAGGGATATGTTCCTAGATACTCCGAATCGTATGGCAACCCGGTCCGCGCGGCGCCGCGACCGCATATGGGCCGGCACGCTGCTCGCGCTGATGTTCAGTGCGGGTCTCGTTGCGGGCGTATGGCTGCCGCATCGCGGGTTCAATACGTCCTCGGACAATACTGAGCGGGCGGAACGCGATCGGCTTGTGGAAGCCTCGCGCAGCGGCGATGCAGGCGTCCGTCAATCCGCGCAGGTTCTCTATGTGATCGATGGCGATACCTTCGAGGCGCGCGTGCATCTGTGGCAGGGACTCGACATCACCACACGTGTGCGATTGCGCGGCGTCGATGCGCCGGAACTCAAAGCGCAATGTCTTGAGGAATCACGCATGGCGCAGGCAGCGCGCACGGCACTTGTTCAATTGCTCGCCGAGGGCGGTGTCACGATCTTAATGGAATGGATAATTGAGCCCATCATGGCCTCGCTTTGACTCCGTAAAAGTTGCGTATGGGATATATCCAATAACTCTTACGGCTCGCGGCAACCGGCCTGACTATTGGGAGTACACCTCCCTCAGCGCCCTTGAAAGATTGATGTCGTCATCCACGTACGGCGCAACGATTTCCGAGATTTCCAAACCGGGCAGTCGCTCGCTGAGCCTCGACAGCACATTGCGGACTAGCGGATCGCTAGGCGTTGCGTGACGCTTGAATGCGAAACGCTTACCGTTCTCAACGTCTGCCACTTTCACCACAACACCGTTCTCCTGCATGCCGCTCTGGTTCAAACTTACGGCGAAATCGGCAGCCTTCATCTCTCGATATGCCGACAATCCTGCTTCGCCTTGCTTGAACGCACGGCAAAGACTCTGCTTGAGTCGCTGCAAACTGCCTTTGTCCTTGCGCATATATTTCTGGTCACGCGGCGAGAGCGACTTGAGCATATCGAAGAATTGCGCGAAATCAGCGTAATCATCGATCGTCTTAAAGCAGCGAGGACATTTCGCCCAATAGTCGTCCCAAAATTTGCGGACCAGCATGAATTCATCGACGCTACGCCACGGCTCTGTGATGAAAGCGAGGTGCTCGATCGTTCGGTTAGGGTCATTTGGGTCGTTACAACGGCTCATAGTCAGCGCTTTCGGACGGCGCTTCATGTCATATTCCATGCGGACGTTTCGTTTGATCTCCTTCGAGACCAAGTCGGCGTCATAGAAAATCATCTCACGAACGCTCGTGTGAACATCAAGCTCGATCGGATTTTTCGGTTCGCGTCCAAAAAATGTCTGCAGAATGTGCGTATTCTGCTCCTCCAACTCTGTCGCTTCGACCGGAGATTTGATTCCCGCTTTCGCCAGCACGATGTGTTTCTCATCCTCCTCGTTCTCGCCTGGGACAAGAGTCGCCTGGCCGCGAGTCCGCCAGCCCAATACGCGGCGGACGGCATGCTTTTCGGACAGCACTTCAGCAATCCCCGTCAACGCCTCACGCGTATCGCGGTAACGCTGACACAGTTCGCCGCTCCTGGCGATTTCCATCTCACCTTCGGTTGCGTTCGTGAGAAATCCGTCAGTCGTCACACTGAATACTTCCTTGTTCTCAGGAATAGCGTTCATGATCTCGCCAACGACAGCGCGCACCATCGATGTAATGTAAGCCGCATAAAAGGGATTCGTAATTTCGCTAGGCTGCACGCGTTCACTTCGCCTCATTCGCAAACCGAATACGCGCTTGTCTCGGAGGCCTTGAGCTGTCTTGCCGTAGCAAGAGTTTGCAACTTCCTTCCAGAACGCTTTGTCGATCTTCTCCGACGCTGAATTGCGTTTGGCGATAGCTTCCTTAATGAAGTCGAAGAAT includes:
- a CDS encoding DUF1674 domain-containing protein — encoded protein: MAKADVADAPKTESAAETPARRPLPPAAQRALAEAEARRAVAKENNPEHDSSAPKEVNGPKGPEPTRYGDWEIKGIASDF
- a CDS encoding thermonuclease family protein; protein product: MATRSARRRDRIWAGTLLALMFSAGLVAGVWLPHRGFNTSSDNTERAERDRLVEASRSGDAGVRQSAQVLYVIDGDTFEARVHLWQGLDITTRVRLRGVDAPELKAQCLEESRMAQAARTALVQLLAEGGVTILMEWIIEPIMASL